The following proteins are encoded in a genomic region of Anticarsia gemmatalis isolate Benzon Research Colony breed Stoneville strain chromosome 17, ilAntGemm2 primary, whole genome shotgun sequence:
- the LOC142980099 gene encoding protein amalgam-like, with protein sequence MAARALCVALLAALAAAAGPAPAPQPARPRRVHRDAAAVEVPPSDAPLEPGAHALDAVELELAEMGEVPAWRELWYGSLDALHREPTINNTHEDVLVQLGAVAFLHCPVRNLGERGVSWVRRRDWHIISSGMLMYTNDERFQVLHSEGSDDWILQIKYVQKRDNGTYECQVSTGSGTLSRLVHLHIAVPEAFILGADEHHVDAGSTINLVCIIEKSPVPPQYVFWYHNARMINYDVSRGVSVLTEPGPKTQSALAIRAAGPQHSGNYTCAAANTEPAHIYVYVSEGSDKMAATLSRNTSGARRDAHAALLALGVALITALTAATTSRP encoded by the exons ATGGCGGCGCGCGCGCTGTGCGTGGCGCTGCTGGccgcgctcgccgccgccgccggccccgcgcccgcgccgcagcCCGCGCGGCCGCGGCGCGTGCACCGCGACGCCGCGGCCGTGGAGGTGCCGCCCTCGGACGCGCCGCTGGAGCCGGGCGCGCACGCGCTCGACGCCGTGGAGCTGGAGCTCGCGGAGATGGGCGAGGTGCCGGCGTGGCGCGAGCTGTGGTACGGCTCGCTGGACGCGCTGCACCGCGAGCCCACCATCAACAACACGCACGAGGACGTGCTCGTGCAGCTCGGCGCCGTCGCCTTCCTGCACTGCCCCGTGCGCAATCTCGGCGAGCGCggc GTGTCGTGGGTGCGGCGCCGCGACTGGCACATCATAAGCTCCGGTATGCTCATGTATACCAACGACGAGCGCTTTCAG GTGCTCCACAGCGAGGGTTCAGACGACTGGATTCTGCAAATAAAATACGTACAAAAGCGTGACAACGGCACATACGAGTGTCAG GTGTCGACGGGGTCGGGCACGCTGTCGCGGCTGGTGCACCTGCACATCGCAGTGCCCGAGGCGTTCATCCTCGGCGCCGACGAGCACCACGTCGACGCGGGCTCCACTATCAATCTCGTCTGTATTATAGAAAAG AGTCCGGTGCCGCCGCAGTACGTGTTCTGGTACCACAACGCGCGCATGATCAACTACGACGTGTCGCGCGGCGTGAGCGTGCTCACGGAGCCGGGGCCCAAGACGCAGTCGGCGCTGGCCATCCGCGCCGCCGGCCCGCAGCACTCCGGCAACTACACGTGCGCCGCCGCCAACACCGAGCCCGCGCACATCTACGTCTACGTGTCGGAAGGCA GTGACAAGATGGCGGCCACGCTGAGCCGCAACACGAGCGGCGCCCGCCGCGACGCGCACGCCGCGCTGCTCGCCCTCGGCGTGGCGCTGATCACTGCGCTCACTGCCGCCACTACGTCTCGTCCATGA